A part of Antechinus flavipes isolate AdamAnt ecotype Samford, QLD, Australia chromosome 6, AdamAnt_v2, whole genome shotgun sequence genomic DNA contains:
- the LOC127540233 gene encoding mas-related G-protein coupled receptor member X4-like produces MERGLPNMTVSPTPEYPGFGSDNSVQNSKGLGQGVPAISPDLYYWPDLLSLLISPLGLIGNGAVLWLLRFRSRRNPFSVYILNLAAADALFLCFSILRSIFTLLGHFLDSAWMIISGFKFLFYAVGLSLLAAISTERCLSALFPIWYRCSRPKHTSAAVCAGLWALPGMFWLLSFVLCPYNFLTFFTILVAWLLLLTCVMGVSSLTLLLRVQCSSSRQRPPRLYLMVLLTVLMFLLCGLPLGIRSFILFYSQLDLMPDWLYDPLACVNNSVNPLIYFFVGRLGHKQREPLNVVFQRALGDEQELGGGTTNTPHTSSQETTL; encoded by the coding sequence ATGGAGCGCGGACTCCCCAACATGACTGTGTCCCCCACACCTGAATATCCAGGATTTGGTTCTGACAATTCAGTGCAGAATAGTAAAGGTCTGGGGCAGGGGGTTCCTGCCATAAGCCCTGACTTATATTACTGGCCGGACTTGCTCTCTCTGCTCATTTCCCCACTTGGGCTGATTGGGAACGGCGCCGTCCTGTGGCTCCTGCGCTTCCGCAGCCGGAGGAACCCCTTCTCAGTCTACATCCTCAATTTGGCGGCGGCCGACGCTCTCTTCCTTTGTTTCTCCATTCTTAGGTCCATATTCACACTTTTGGGACATTTTTTGGATTCAGCATGGATGATAATTTCAGGCTTCAAATTCCTGTTCTACGCCGTGGGCCTGAGCCTCCTGGCCGCGATCAGCACCGAGCGCTGTCTCTCCGCGCTCTTCCCCATCTGGTACCGATGTAGTCGCCCCAAACACACATCGGCCGCGGTCTGCGCTGGCCTCTGGGCTCTGCCCGGGATGTTCTGGCTACTATCATTTGTTCTTTGCCCGTATAACTTTCTCACCTTCTTCACCATCCTGGTTGCGTGGCTCCTCCTCCTCACCTGTGTGATGGGCGTGTCCAGCCTGACTCTGCTGCTGAGGGTCCAGTGCAGCTCCTCGCGCCAGCGGCCCCCCAGGCTCTACCTCATGGTCCTGCTCACGGTCCTCATGTTCCTGCTCTGCGGCCTGCCCCTGGGGATCAGGAGTTTCATACTTTTTTACTCTCAATTAGACCTCATGCCTGATTGGCTCTATGACCCCCTGGCCTGTGTGAATAACAGTGTGAACCCCCTCATTTACTTCTTCGTGGGCAGACTAGGGCATAAGCAGAGGGAACCTCTCAACGTGGTGTTCCAGAGGGCCCTTGGGGATGAGCAGGAGTTAGGAGGTGGGACAACAAACACCCCCCACACCAGCAGCCAGGAGACTACACTCTGA